GACCCTGCCGTGTCCGAAGCGGCACACAAGGCCATCGATCAGGGATCAAGCTATGGCGCGCCCTGTTTTGGTGAGGTCGCTCTGGCCGAAGCCATCAACAAGATCGTTCCTTCCATGGATATGATGCGCATGGTTTCATCCGGAACCGAGGCCACCATGTCCGCTCTGCGTCTGGCTCGGGGCTACACGGGCCGGGACAAGTTCGTGAAGTTCATCGGTAACTATCATGGTCATGCCGACGCCTTCTTGGCTGCTGCCGGTTCTGCCGCAGCCGTTGTGCCTGGAACGCCCGGTGTCCCGGAAGCAGTGACCAGTCACACTTTGCTCGCCCAGTATAACGATCTTGAGGCGGTCAAGGCCCTGTTCAAGGAGTCCGGTGACGAGATTGCCTGTGTCATCGTGGAGCCGGTCGCCGGAAACATGGGACTGGTCAAGCCCAAGGACGGGTTCCTTCAGGGATTGCGTGATTTGTGTACCGAATACGGTGCAGTGCTGATTTTTGATGAAGTCATTACCGGATTCAGGGTCGCTCGTGGTGGCGCGCAGGAACGGTTCGGCATCACCCCGGACCTGACCACGCTCGGCAAGATCATCGGCGGCGGTTTCCCGGTGGGATGTTTTGGCGGCAAGCGGGAAATCATGGAACACATGGCCCCTGTCGGCGGCGTATTCCAGGCAGGAACACTGTCCGGCAACCCGGTGGCCATGGCTGCTGGTGTGGCAGCCTTGAACCGTTTGAGCGAATGTGATTATGACGCTCTGGAAGCCCGGACAACCGCGTTTACCGAAGAACTGGCATCCATCATTTCCGGAAAGGGCAAACCTGTTCATCTTGTGCAGGTTGGTTCAGCTTTTACCATGTATTTTTCCGACAAGCCGGTGACCAATATGATTGAATCCGGTGAATGTGACGGAGAGGCATATGCCACCTATTGGCAACAGATGATCGCTCAGGGTATTTATTTGGCCCCGGC
This genomic interval from Pseudodesulfovibrio sp. JC047 contains the following:
- the hemL gene encoding glutamate-1-semialdehyde 2,1-aminomutase, with the protein product MNSKELFAKAQTLMPGGVNSPLRACKYVNAEPVFIENAKGAYLYDVEGRKYIDYVFSWGPQILGHQDPAVSEAAHKAIDQGSSYGAPCFGEVALAEAINKIVPSMDMMRMVSSGTEATMSALRLARGYTGRDKFVKFIGNYHGHADAFLAAAGSAAAVVPGTPGVPEAVTSHTLLAQYNDLEAVKALFKESGDEIACVIVEPVAGNMGLVKPKDGFLQGLRDLCTEYGAVLIFDEVITGFRVARGGAQERFGITPDLTTLGKIIGGGFPVGCFGGKREIMEHMAPVGGVFQAGTLSGNPVAMAAGVAALNRLSECDYDALEARTTAFTEELASIISGKGKPVHLVQVGSAFTMYFSDKPVTNMIESGECDGEAYATYWQQMIAQGIYLAPAGFECAFTSFAHTDEDFEKTLDAARKVEF